ACAACTGATACCGGCGTGGGCGCTTCTACGTGGGCATCCGGCAACCAGGTATGCAACGGGACAATGGGAAGTTTGATGGCAAACCCGATAAAAAGCAACCAAAAGGCCAACATACGGGAGGGCATACCCAACAGAGTGATTTCACCGCTTGGAGTTAAAATACTGTCGGGTAAATAGTTATGACCATCGACCATTAACCTTAGATCAAACGTGTGAACCATTGTTTTGGTTAAAGCCGATTCATAGGGATCAATGACGGACAAATACAGGCCAATCATTACGATCAGAATCAACAAAGAGCCGACCAGGGTATAAAGAAAAAATTTGATAGATGCATATTCGCGGCGCGGGCCTCCCCACAATCCAATCAGGAAATACATGGGCAACAGCATGAATTCAAAAAACAGAAAGAACAGAAAGAAATCAAGCGCCAAAAAACAGCCGATAATGCTTGTAGTGAGCAACAGATACAGTGAGTAATACGCTTTTTCGCGTTTATTGATTGAAAAAGACGAAAATACGCCCACCAGCATTACCACAGAAGACAACATGATCAGGGGCAGACTGATACCGTCAACGCCTAAAATATAATCTATGGAAACGGTGCCTGCACTTCCCAAAGAGAGTGTAATCCAATCGGCTTTTTCGACCATTTGAAAACCGGCAGCCCGGGTAGAAAAAAAGTAATAAATGACCGCAGAAACCAGCACCTGACCGGTACAGAAAAAGACCGCGACCCATTTAAAGGTATTTTTTCGGGAATTGGGAAGCAACGCAATAACCCCCGCCCCAACCAGCGGATGAAATGTAAGAAATGAGAGTAGATAAGGAAGCATAATGTTAGGTTAACGAATTCCAAAAATCAATTTTCCTGCTGATAGGCTTAGAAAAATAAATAGATCAACAGTAAAACACCCAAAAGCATAACGACAAAATACGATTGGATACTTCCGTTTTGCAGGTTACGAATACGGTTTCCCAAAAAGCCGGCAAGCCATGCCAAACCATTGACAACCCCATCAATCACCAATCGATCAAATCTTCCGATAACGTGTGCCCCTATCACGGTAAGATACCCAACGCCGTTGACTATAACATCTACGATACGTCGGTCGGCGACATACGTCCACTGAGCGACCTTTTGCAGAGGAGCGATCAGAAAAACCTCACGCTGAGGGTCACCTGAGTGTTCGTTCAGCCAATTCAGACCATTCCGGATCTTTCCAAAAATAGCCAGTAATAGATCATGAATGGTATCATGTAATCGTTTCAGGAGGGAAACGGCCCCGGAAAGTTGGGTTACTGTCGTCGAACAATACCCCGCCAGCAGTCCAACAGCGACCACTGCCATCGATAGCAATGCCACCATTCCGTGTGAGCCTTCCACGACGTTGCCGCTGAACATTTGGAAAAACCACCCGTGGGAGGCATCCAACGGATTATATGAAAACCACATGAAAAATGACAGGATTGCTGTAAGAACAATGGGGATCTTCATAAAATTATCCGCATCATGAATGACCCCGTGGGGCGAAGAGTCTATTTTGCTCATTCCGAAAAAGACCTGTCTCCATTGCCGAATCACGTAAAAAGCCGTTAACCCTGCCGACGTTATTCCCGCAATGGGAATGATCAGCGCAACACTTCCGTAGGCATCGGCCCACGCAAATGCACCGATCAGTATGGCATCTTTGGAGAGAAATCCCGAGAAGAACGGTATCCCTGCCAATGCGGCAGCGCAGGCAGTATAAGCCCAAAATGTTACAGGCATTGCTTGGCGTAAGCCCCCCATTTGTCGAGTATCCTGCGTATGCACGGCATGAATGATCACTCCGGCACACAAAAATAACCCTGCCTTAAAAAAAGCATGGGTCATTAAATGAAACAGCGCCGCTTCCTTAGCACCCACTCCCATTCCCATGACCATTAGCCCCAATTGCGACACCGTAGAATACGCCAGCAGCTTTTTTATATCTGTTTGAAAAATTGCATGATAGGCTCCTGCCACCATGGTGACGGTCCCGATGATCGTTACAACGATCAGTGCATCAGGCGTCAGGAAAGAGTGGATCCTCCCCAGCAAAAAAATCCCGGCAGCCACCATAGTAGCCGCATGAATAAGCGCCGATACGGGCGTTGGGCCTTCCATTGCATCAGGCAACCAACCGGAAAGCGGAAACTGGGCCGATTTGCCGATGGCACCGCAGAATAAAAGCACTCCTATGCCCGTAAACAATACGGAAGAAGTTCCGGAAAAGACCTCTTTATGAAGTATCAAGTCCGAAAACTCAGTCGTACCGAATTGCCAAA
Above is a window of Runella slithyformis DSM 19594 DNA encoding:
- a CDS encoding complex I subunit 4 family protein, which encodes MLPYLLSFLTFHPLVGAGVIALLPNSRKNTFKWVAVFFCTGQVLVSAVIYYFFSTRAAGFQMVEKADWITLSLGSAGTVSIDYILGVDGISLPLIMLSSVVMLVGVFSSFSINKREKAYYSLYLLLTTSIIGCFLALDFFLFFLFFEFMLLPMYFLIGLWGGPRREYASIKFFLYTLVGSLLILIVMIGLYLSVIDPYESALTKTMVHTFDLRLMVDGHNYLPDSILTPSGEITLLGMPSRMLAFWLLFIGFAIKLPIVPLHTWLPDAHVEAPTPVSVVLAGVLLKIGGYGLLRIAYPIFPDAANEYSFTLAALGVLSIVYGGFNALAQNDLKKMIAYSSVSHMGFVVLGIASLTAEGVNGAVYQMVSHGILSSLLFLLVGVLYDRTHNRLIDNYRGLISFMPLYTIITGIAFFASLGLPGFSGFIGELFTLMGAFQSEALPVWLAALGTLGIILAAAYFLWTFQRMFFGKPWAKNDSEMPFLTDLNLLEKWMLIPLVLMSLALGIFPGWMFGLSDIAVANFLKIFE
- the nuoL gene encoding NADH-quinone oxidoreductase subunit L, giving the protein MSLYLLLLLIIPFVGFVGLFSLQKRADHWAGYVGTVLSMIGMGCSLMILSQSLHQSKVFLMEWFSISGKPIMLSLLLDNQTLLMLVIVHFVAILVQIFSITYMHDEPARWRYFAFLQLFVFSMLGIVLAGSLLLMYVFWELVGLSSYLLIGFWYDRPRAVWAAKKAFLLNRIGDAGFLTGILLLFWQFGTTEFSDLILHKEVFSGTSSVLFTGIGVLLFCGAIGKSAQFPLSGWLPDAMEGPTPVSALIHAATMVAAGIFLLGRIHSFLTPDALIVVTIIGTVTMVAGAYHAIFQTDIKKLLAYSTVSQLGLMVMGMGVGAKEAALFHLMTHAFFKAGLFLCAGVIIHAVHTQDTRQMGGLRQAMPVTFWAYTACAAALAGIPFFSGFLSKDAILIGAFAWADAYGSVALIIPIAGITSAGLTAFYVIRQWRQVFFGMSKIDSSPHGVIHDADNFMKIPIVLTAILSFFMWFSYNPLDASHGWFFQMFSGNVVEGSHGMVALLSMAVVAVGLLAGYCSTTVTQLSGAVSLLKRLHDTIHDLLLAIFGKIRNGLNWLNEHSGDPQREVFLIAPLQKVAQWTYVADRRIVDVIVNGVGYLTVIGAHVIGRFDRLVIDGVVNGLAWLAGFLGNRIRNLQNGSIQSYFVVMLLGVLLLIYLFF